The DNA region AACAACCTCGCGTTCTTCCCGCTGTTTCCGCTCCTGATCCGGGCGGGCGACGCCCTGCTCCCGGCGCCGCGCGGCGGCGTCGGCCTCGCGCTCGCCGTCGGCTGCTCGTTCCTCGCGGCGTGGGGCATCTTCAAGGTCGGCGACCGGCTGCACGGGCGGCGCGCGGGCGTGCTCCTGGTGACGCTGTGGGCCTGCCTGCCGGTCGCGCTCGTGCAGTGGATGGGCTACACGGAGTCGCTGTTCACGGCGCTCGCGGCCTGGTCGTTGTACGCGGTGCTCACCGGCCGCTGGGTGTGGGCGGGGGCCCTCGCCGCGCTCGCGGGCCTGACCCGGCCGACCGGGATCGCCGTCGCCGCCGCCGTGTCCGTCACCGCCCTGCTCGCCCTGCGCCGCCGCTTCGACGCCCGCGCCCTGACCGGCGCGCTGCTCGCGCCGCTCGGCTGGCTCGCGTACGTCGGCTGGGTGGGGGCGCGCCTCGGCCGCTGGGACGGCTACTTCGCCGTGCAGAAGCTGTGGCACAACGAGTGGGACGGCGGCATCGGCACCCTGCGCTGGATGAAGCGGCTGTTCCTGGTGGAGCGCCCGCAGCTGTTCCTGGTGATGGTGACGCTCGTCCTGCTCGGCTCGCTCCTGCTGTACGTGCTTTCGGTGACCGGGCGCGAACAGCCGCTGCCGCTCCTGGTGTTCACGGGCCTGCTGGTCGCGATCGTGCTCGGCTCCAGCGGCGTCTACTTCCCGCGCGCCCGCTTCCTGTTGCCCGGCTTCCCGCTCCTCCTGCCGGTGGCCCTCGCCCTCGCACGGGCGGGCACGCGGGTGACGCTCGCGGTGCTCTCGACGGCGGCGCTGACGTCGGCGGCGTTCGGCGGGCACATGCTGCTGGTGTGGCTGGGGCCGCCGTGATCCGTGGGCGGCTGCGGGACGTGGGCTCCGCTCGGCACCGGAGCAGGAGGCGGGCGCGCGGGAAGCCGAGGGGAGGCGCGGGAAGCCGAGGGAAATCGGGGGTGCTTGGTCGGGAACCCCGGGGCGGTGGGCGGTGTATCAGGGGTAGTTGCTGATTCGTCGCGGAGTGGGGGACGTCGCATGGGCATGAAGGGGCGTGGGCTTCGAGGAGTGGTGGCCCTGGTGGGGGTCTGGGTGCTGGTGGCATGCGGGGCGGGCGCGGAGGGCGGAGGCAGCGGGGGCGCGCGGGCCTCGGGCGGCCGGGGAGCGGAGAAGGCAGGGGGCCGGGGAGCGGAGAAGGCGGCGGGGGGTCGGGCTCCGGTGCAGCGCATCCCGTCGGCACCGGACCTGCCCGGCTCGCCGTTCGGCATCGGTTTCGCGGCGGACGGCTCCGGCTTCGCGCTGCTCGTCGAGTGTGCGGAGCGCCGGTGCCGTCAGCACGTGGCGGTGCTCGAAGGGGGCGCGAAGGCGTGGCGCCGGGGCAGTTCGCCGCTGCGGGACGTGACGAGCGGCCGGGGCGTCTCTGCGGACCTGACGGTGCTCGGGCCGGGGCGGGCGCTGATAGGCGAGGGCTCGGAGCGTGTGGACGCTCCGGGGCGCACGTGGTTCACGGGCGACGGCGGCCGGACGTGGCGGCGCGGCACGGCGGGGGCCGCGGCGGCGGGTCCGGCGGCGGCTGTGGCGCGGGGCGGCGTCCTCTTCCCGGAGTGCCTGGAGCGCGACCGGTCCGACCCGAACGACTGCGTGCGGGAGCGGCTGCTCGCCCTGTCGCCACGGACGGGTCGGCATCATGTCCTGGTCCACCAGCCGCCGCTGAAGGGCCCGTTGCGTCAGGCCGGTGACCTCAGCGGGGCGGGCCTGTTCGTCTCCGGCACGGACCCGCGCACAGGCCTGCCCGCGCTGGCCAGGAGCACCGACCGGGGCCGCACGTGGCAGCGGCCGCGCCTGCCGGGCGTCGGTGCGGAGGGCGCGGTGTTCCGGGTGGTCGGGGGCCGCGGCGGGCTGTACGCGACGCAGCACGGGCCGGTGTCACCACCCGCGAAGAACGGCCTGGTCACCATGCACGTCAGCAAGGACGGGGGCCTGACGTGGACGAGGGTGTGGCGGCACCGGAAGGGCGTCGAGCCCCGCACGCTCATCGGCGACGTGCTGGTGGCCGACGACTCCAGCGTGACCCTGCACGGCGAGGACGGGGGCTGGCGCAGCACGGACGGCGCGCGGACGTTCGTCCGGGTCACGGCCAGGACGCCGTCGGGCTCGGTGGTCGCCACACCGGTGGGCTGGCTGCGGCGGGACAGCTTCGGTGGGAACGAGTTCCGCATATCGGCGGACGGCGTGCACTGGCGGGGGTTCCGGCTGGGCCGGGGGGACTGAGGGCCGCCGGGCTGGGGGCTGTCGGGCCGGGGCCGGTCGGGGCCGGTCGGGCCGGGGCCGGTCGGGCCGGGACGAGTCGGGCCATGGCCTCCTCGA from Streptomyces flavofungini includes:
- a CDS encoding sialidase family protein; translation: MGVWVLVACGAGAEGGGSGGARASGGRGAEKAGGRGAEKAAGGRAPVQRIPSAPDLPGSPFGIGFAADGSGFALLVECAERRCRQHVAVLEGGAKAWRRGSSPLRDVTSGRGVSADLTVLGPGRALIGEGSERVDAPGRTWFTGDGGRTWRRGTAGAAAAGPAAAVARGGVLFPECLERDRSDPNDCVRERLLALSPRTGRHHVLVHQPPLKGPLRQAGDLSGAGLFVSGTDPRTGLPALARSTDRGRTWQRPRLPGVGAEGAVFRVVGGRGGLYATQHGPVSPPAKNGLVTMHVSKDGGLTWTRVWRHRKGVEPRTLIGDVLVADDSSVTLHGEDGGWRSTDGARTFVRVTARTPSGSVVATPVGWLRRDSFGGNEFRISADGVHWRGFRLGRGD